The genomic DNA GCGTGGCCAATGCCAATACTCGTACCTTTAAGGTGGAAGTCTTACTAGATAATGCCGAGCAAAAACTTAAGGCTGGAGTGAGTGCCAGTGTACGTTTTCCTTTGGAAACGGTAGAGGCGATTAAAGTAAGTCCGGCTGTGTTGGCTTTAGATGAGCAGGGGCAGCTAGGTGTAAAAACCGTGGTAGATGGGCGGGTAAAGTTTGTGGCTGCTCGGCTGGTTCGTTCCGAACCCGATGGTGCCTGGTTATCGGGTTTTAGTGGTGATGTTGATGTAATTGTATTGGGGCAGGGTTTTGTTAAGGCTGGAGAGCAGGTTGAGGCGCTCACTAAGGCCGATATAGAGCAACAGAGGGCGCTATAATGCACGCCTTTATTGAAGCTATTTTATCGCGCACCCGTACCGTACTATCGTTACTGGTATTCCTGTTTATTGCCGGCATCATTACCTATATCAATATTCCTAAAGAGTCTGATCCCGACGTTGATATTCCCGTGATTTATGTCTCGATCCCCCATGATGGTATTTCTCCCCAAGATGCTGAACGCCTGCTACTGCGGCCGATGGAGCAAGAGTTACAGGGCATTGAAGGCATTAAAGAAATGACCGCGGTGGCCAGTGAAGGGCACGCTTCGGTGGTATTAGAGTTTATTGTGGGGGTGGATATTGACCAGGCTTTAGCCGATGTAAGGGCTAAGGTAGACCAAGCTAAACCTAAGTTACCGGCAGGCGGTGAAGAGCCGGAGGTGCATCAAGTCACCTTAGCCACCGAACAGCCTGCGATTACGGTGTTGTTATCGGGGGATGTACCGCTACGCGCCTTACTCAGTATTGCTCGAGATCTACAAGATCAGCTAGAAGCAATGAAACAGATCTTGGAAGTGAGCATTGGCGGCGACCGAGAAGACTATTTAGAGATAGTGGTAGACCCGTTATTGATGGAGTCTTATGGCCTAGACCAGGCTGATATTTATAGTTTGGTTAGCCGCAATAATCGCCTAGTGACAGCGGGAACCTTGGATACCGGCAGCGGCCGTTTTGCGGTAAAAGTGCCGGCGGTATTTGAGAATGTTAAAGATGTGATTGAGTTGCCCATTAAGGTGGATGGTGACCGCATCGTTACCTTTGGCGATGTGGCCACGGCACGGCGAACCTTTAAAGACGCCAGCACTTATGCGAGGGTGAATGGTAAGCCAACTATTTCCTTGGAAGTGAGTAAGCGTCCCGGAGAAAACCTGATCGAAACCATTGAACAGGTTAAAGCGGTGATTGCCGAAGAAAGTAAATTTTGGCCAGACAGCGTGCAAATTGATTACGCTGGTGACCAGTCTAAAGACATTCAAACCATGCTGTCGGAGCTGCAAAACAATATTCTATCGGCGGTGTTGTTAGTGGTGGTGGTGATTATTGCGGTGATGGGCTTACGCTCCTCGCTGTTGGTCGGCATCGCTATTCCCGGTTCGTTTTTGGCTGGGATCTTGCTGCTTTCGCTGGGCGGCTTAACCATAAATATGGTGGTGCTATTTTCCTTGATTATGGCGGTGGGGATGTTGGTGGACGGGGCCATTGTGGTGACCGAATTTGCCGACCGACAAATGAGTGAGGGCGTATGCCGTCATCAGGCCTATTCATTGGCCGCGCAACGGATGTCGTGGCCGATCATTGCTTCTACAGCCACCACCTTAGCGGCCTTTGCTCCCTTGCTAGCTTGGCCGGGGATAGTTGGGCAATTCATGGGGTATTTGCCGCTCACCTTAATTGCCACCCTTAGTGCCTCGTTATTTATGGCGCTAATTTTTGTACCAAGCTTGGGTAATTTATTTGGCCGGCCGCGTTATTTAAGCGCCAAACAGCGTGCTGCTTTAATTCATGCCGATGAAGGCCAGTGGCAGAAATTACACGGTTTTACCGGACTTTATATTAGCCTATTAAAAAGGGCAATTGCTGCGCCTTTGCGAGTATTGGCCTTGGGCATTGTCATCGCCGTAGCGGTGGTTTTCGCTTATGTTCATGCAGGTAAAGGGGTGGTGTTTTTCCCTGAAGTGGAGCCGGTGGGGTACAACATTATCGTTCGCTCGCATGGTGATTATGCCACCGATGAGAAGTTACAAATCATGCAAGAGGTAGAGGCAAGGATCCTCGATATAGAGGACTACACCACCTTATATACCAAGGTTGGTGGGGACGACTTAGGTAATATTCGGGTTAATTTGAAAGACTGGAATCAACGTCGCCCGGCCAACCAAATCATAGCTGAGATGCGCCAACGTTTAGCCCCGTTAGCCGGCCTTGAAATAGAGTTTCGCAAAGATAAAGCCGGCCCCCCTGGAGGCAAAGATTTACAACTAGAGCTTAGTTCTCGCTTTCCTGAGCGCTTAGAACCGGTGGCTAAACAGCTACGCCAAATGGTAGACGATAATCCTCATCTGATTAACGCTGAAGATAGCACCACCAAGCCGGGCATAGAGTGGCAGCTTAAAGTGGATCGGGCCAAGGCGGCCCGTTTTGGAGCCGATGTGAGCCTATTAGGTAATACCGTGCAGTTTGTAACGAACGGCTTGAATGTAGGTGAGTACCGTCCCGATGATGTGGATGACGAGCTAGACATTCGGGTGCGTTTCCCGGCGGAAAATCGCAGTATTAGTCGGCTGAGCGAGCTGCGGGTGAAAACCCAATATGGCTTGGTGCCTATCACTAACTTTGTCAGTTTGCAGGCGCAAACCAAGCAGGACGTGATCAACAAGGTGGATGGACG from Agarivorans gilvus includes the following:
- a CDS encoding efflux RND transporter permease subunit, with the translated sequence MHAFIEAILSRTRTVLSLLVFLFIAGIITYINIPKESDPDVDIPVIYVSIPHDGISPQDAERLLLRPMEQELQGIEGIKEMTAVASEGHASVVLEFIVGVDIDQALADVRAKVDQAKPKLPAGGEEPEVHQVTLATEQPAITVLLSGDVPLRALLSIARDLQDQLEAMKQILEVSIGGDREDYLEIVVDPLLMESYGLDQADIYSLVSRNNRLVTAGTLDTGSGRFAVKVPAVFENVKDVIELPIKVDGDRIVTFGDVATARRTFKDASTYARVNGKPTISLEVSKRPGENLIETIEQVKAVIAEESKFWPDSVQIDYAGDQSKDIQTMLSELQNNILSAVLLVVVVIIAVMGLRSSLLVGIAIPGSFLAGILLLSLGGLTINMVVLFSLIMAVGMLVDGAIVVTEFADRQMSEGVCRHQAYSLAAQRMSWPIIASTATTLAAFAPLLAWPGIVGQFMGYLPLTLIATLSASLFMALIFVPSLGNLFGRPRYLSAKQRAALIHADEGQWQKLHGFTGLYISLLKRAIAAPLRVLALGIVIAVAVVFAYVHAGKGVVFFPEVEPVGYNIIVRSHGDYATDEKLQIMQEVEARILDIEDYTTLYTKVGGDDLGNIRVNLKDWNQRRPANQIIAEMRQRLAPLAGLEIEFRKDKAGPPGGKDLQLELSSRFPERLEPVAKQLRQMVDDNPHLINAEDSTTKPGIEWQLKVDRAKAARFGADVSLLGNTVQFVTNGLNVGEYRPDDVDDELDIRVRFPAENRSISRLSELRVKTQYGLVPITNFVSLQAQTKQDVINKVDGRQVLTVSADIAPGQNLSLELPKLQAQMQQLALDPLVDIRLRGQNEDEEESTQFLEKAFLVALFVMGLILITQFNSFYQALLILSAVLFSTVGVLLGLLIAGQPFGIIMSGLGVITLAGIVVNNNIVLIDTYNLLRKQGLNAQEAIMRTGAQRLRPVMLTTITTILGLMPMVLQLNIDLFERRIEFGAPSSQWWSQLATAVAGGLSFATLLTLILTPSLLMLGSKLGRDKQPVAEAATAPAALEN